In the Gorilla gorilla gorilla isolate KB3781 chromosome 1, NHGRI_mGorGor1-v2.1_pri, whole genome shotgun sequence genome, cacggtgaaacccatctctactaaaaatataaaaaattagcctggcgcggtggtgggcgcctgtagtcccagctactcgggaggctgaggcaggagaatggcgtgaacctgggaggcggagcttgcagtgagccgagatcgcgccactgcactccagcctgggcgacaaagcaagactctgtatcaaaaaaaaaaaaaaaaaaagaaacaaagattatTCAGTAACAGGTGGCAATTAGGGTGATGGAATAGGGTAACAGAAGGCACTGAGCCGGTGCTGTCGACCCAGGCTTGTAGTTCAGGGACGCCCAGATGGGTCTGAAAGGATGAGTAAGAATTGGGCACAAAAACAGTAGTGAGGAGTGGATGGGAGGATTCCCAGGAGGAGGAGTTTCAAGTAACACAGGATGGGAGGGGTGGAGCTTGTGCAAGGTGAATTCCTCATTAGCAGGCACCGTCTTCCAGCCTCAGGCTAgggttggcattttttttttttccaataagaTTGGAAAGTAGGAGGAAATAGTACTCATCCCTGCAATCACCTTAAGAATAAAGGCCTCCTGGAGCCAGAAGCATTGAGGACTGGCTGCTGGCAGACAGAATCCCGGGCAGGGGTGGCTCCCTGAGAAAGAGAGGCCTGGGAGGTCCTGGGGTGGGACCCAGGGAAACACAGATGCCTTGCCCATCCTCTCTGGTGTACTGAAGTCCTTTGAAAGGCCACCTACAGTCAAGAGTAGTAGAGAATGAGAGGAGACTCACTTCTCAAAGTATCCCAGCTCACTTCCTGGGTAGGGTTTCTTAAAGGGACCAGTACTCTCTCCAAAGCTTCACCCTCATTCACCCCTAGCCCTATCTCATTTAGTTGAAGTGACTCCTGGATCCCACAAGTTTCCCAATTTGTGAAGGAAGATGGCATTCCCCAATGGGGCTGGCAGACACAGAACCAGCAGCAGTCCAGTGTCCCATAGGCCAGTGACAGCATGACTCATCTTATTTCTAAAGGCCCCTGCCATATCTAAAAATTCCAGTTTGTGAATGCCTGGGGAAAGGGCATCAGAAGAATATCTCTACTCActgaagccaggcgtggtggctcatgcctgtattctcaacactttgggaggccaaggcgggtggatcacctgaggtcaggagttcgagaccagcctggccaacatggtgaaaccccgtctctactaaaaataccaggtgtggtggcaggcatctgtaatcccagctactctggaggctgaggcaggagaatcgcttgaacccgagaggcagaggttgcagtgagctgagatcacaccattgcactccagcctgggcaacaaaacgagactctgtctcaaaaaaaaaagaatacctctCCTCTTTGGCTTCCCCTCTGGCTGCCCAGGGAGGACAGTGAAGGGGATAAGACCTGCAAAGGGTTTTCCAGGCCTAAACTTCACGCAGTGTTTCAGGCTTAGCCAAAGGGCTGGACACTAAGGAAGACTAGGGCGTGTAGTCGTACCATGGCTTCAAAAGACCCAGGCAGCTGGGCACAGtcgctcacacctgcaatcccagcactttggaaggtcgaggcaagaggattgcttgagccccggagttcgagaccagcctgggcaacatgacaaaaccctgtctctacaaaaaatacaaaaattagtcaggtgtggtggcatggacctgtagtcccagctacttgggaggctgagatgggaagatctcttgagcccaggaggtcaaggttgcagtgaaccgtgattatgccacactccagcctggatgacagaatgagaccgtatctaaaaaaataataataataaaaataaaaaaaagaaacagactcTCAGGCTTAGCTATAGCAGGAACTTCTTTGAATGGTGCTATCAACCACACTGATACAGATATGACTCACTCTGGCTGAGCAGTGGTTGAAAGCTTGGCCTGGCCATGGGAGGCAATAGATGCTGGTGGGCCTGTCTTGCTGTACCTGTGAGCTAAGCCAGGGGCATGTATGGCCTTTCTTCTTAGATTACCGAGTATATGCGGCAGGCGGGATGGGCCTGGACCTACGTCCACACAACCACCTCCAACACTATGACATGCTCAAGGACATGTGGGTGTCCCTAGCACCCATGCCCACCCCGAGATATGCTGCTACCTCCTTCCTCCGAGGCTCCAAGATCTACGTGCTGGGTAAGGACAGGTTACTGTTCTATACctaccctccttccttcccttggcTCAGTTCCCATGGGAGGCAGTGCCTGTGTGCTGAGCATTTCCTCGGCACTGGGGATAATCACACTGCCCAGCCCACCAGGAGCTTCCTGTATGAATGAGTAACTGTCAAAAGGGGAAACCCTTTTCACTGTCGCTGTCCTCAGGGACAACCCTTCTGCCCAACCTCTATCCTGCTCTGGCCCCCAGGGGGACGACAGTCCAAGTATGCGGTCAACGCTTTCGAGGTCTTTGACATCGAGACTCGCTCCTGGACCAAGTTTCCCAACATTCCCTATAAGCGGGCCTTCTCCAGCTTTGTGACCCTGGACAACCACTTGTACAGCCTGGGAGGCCTGCGGCAAGGTCGCCTCTACCGGCAGCCCAAGTTCCTGCGGACGATGGACGTGTTCGACATGGAACAGGGTGAGCTGGTCACCTTCCCCAGGAAGCTCTGGCTGCCTACTGCCCTTCTGGCTGGCTCCCCATCCCTTACCCCTATTCCAGCCATCTTCCAGGGCCGTTTACCCAGCTGGGCAAGCTTCTCAGAAGTCTCAGCACCCCTCTCCACTCAGGGCTACTCTTGGAATCAAATTCCTTCATTGGTATAGGTCCCCTTTTTGCTTGGTTGGTTTTTATCAAAGCCCCTTTTCTACCTATATTGTCTTTTCTTACAATATTCACACAGGACCAGGTCAGAGAgggatttttcttactttttactGATGGAGAAACAGAAGGATCCTGACTCCTCCCTCACTGCCTCTATTAGCCTCCTAACCAGAAGTCAAGGTGATTCATTGTAGGGGATGATGATGCCTTACAGAGCAGCAAGCATGGGAGAGGCGGAAGCCACAGAGAATTTGAAACAGCAGGAGGAACTGTGTACTCCCCAAGCATAAAGGATAAATAGAGTGAAGACACTGCCCAGGGTGAAAGCTATTTGGGCCACAATCTGTATTTGGTGGGAGTGGTCTGTATCTTATTCTGTCTATATAACCCACCATTATCCATGGCCTATAGGGGGATGGCTGAAGATGGAACGATCGTTCTTCCTCAAGAAGCGGCGGGCAGATTTTGTGGCTGGCTCTCTGAGTGGACGGGTCATAGTGGCTGGGGGACTTGGTAAGGATGGCGCTTTCAGGCTGGAATTTATTGTGGTTCTGGTGCTCAGTGGATCCTTGGCACTTTGCATATGCAGGAAAGGGTACTGACTCCCTGCAGACCACCTGCCTACCACTTTACTCCAAAAAATTCAAAGCACTCCCTTTCTTCCAGCCTAGATATTACCTATCCACTGTGGGCCCCAGGTGTGGCCTTTCTGTCCTCCTACACAGGGAAACTGTGACGCAGAGAGAATAAAGGACACCCGTAGCCGTGCAGCACAGGCTTACTGAGCACAGATCCCTAAACGGGAATGACTGGAGACAAACTGTGGAGGGGATTAGCCTTGGTCCTCCTCTGACCAATCTCTTATCCTGTTCCAGCCCAATCGTGGAACAGGAAAGCAATCTGATTAAATAAGTTCAACAGATGAATCTTGGGTTTGATGTATTAACTCTGCCAGAGATTACTAGTATTTTGAAGGAGGGACTCTAAAGCGAGAAGTCCCCCATCATCAAGGAAGAGAGATCCAGGCAGTAGGGCTTCCAGGTACCCCAAGTCTACTTAGTGTGAACAAACTCCCACTTTACTCAGGCATGAAGGAACCGTGTCAACTAGACCATGTCAGTAGCTTTTTTAGGAAAGGGCAGCAGTGAGGCAGTAGTGTGCTAGAAAGCTCTGGTAAAAAGCAACGGGTAGGGAAAGAAAGCTTACTCTTAAAGAGACAGGAAGACGGTAGGAGGGACAAAGTGGCTGCTTGACAAAAGCCACTGGCTTAGTAAAGGGAGTAATCCTGTAGCCAAGGAAGTTGACCTTGCTTGGCTTCTGCTTGTGGGTGCccaagggagggaggtggggtgacCGTGGGGCATGGATTGGTGGTTGGACTCCTTTGTAAGGTCTGATTCCCTTGACACTTTCAGGGAATCAACCCACTGTCCTGGAGACGGCGGAAGCATTCCACCCAGGGAAGAACAAATGGGAGATCCTCCCTGCCATGCCCACACCCCGCTGTGCCTGCTCCAGCATAGTCATCAAGAACTGCCTCCTCGCCGTGGGAGGTGTCAACCAGGGTCTGAGTGATGCAGTGGAGGCCCTGTGTGTCTCTGACTCCTAGCTGTCTCTGGGCTCAGTACCTTTGCCCTGGACCATATCGCTTCACTCTTAACATGAGGAATGATCTTGTCCAAGCAGTCGGGGCTACTTCCGAGAATGTCAGCTCCTGTTAGCAACCAGTGGAGTCTGGCCTTGGGGCTCTAAGTTTACCTCTCTATAGCTCCAAATCCTACCAATCTCAGAAAACTGTAAGAGGCACAGATGACTCCACCAGCTGCAGAGCTGACTCTGAAGAGAGTCTTCACTTACTGCACAGGCAAAGAAAGGCACAGGAATATTTCCTACCTCTCCCTCCTGTGagtcccacctccccccacccccatctccaggAGGCAGGTAGAGCAGTTCTGACCGAGAGGATAGACTGCTGTTGCTGTCTTTCCCCAGCTCTGAACTAGTTTTAAGGTAGCTTAGGATGAAAAATGGAGAATGATTGGGGGTTCCAAACCACTTTCTTCTCCCTTGGCTTATATCTCTTCACCATTTGGTGGTCAACTGTGGGCCTACCCTGGACCTCATCTACTCAGCGAGAATTGGACATGAAGCTAGAGGCAGCTGCCTTGGAAGGGAAGTCAGGCTCACTTGGACAGCCCAGGCCATGGCAGGAAGAATCCCTTCCTCTTGGGGTCCTTGGTGGGCATGTGTGATGGGGAAGGAGCAGTCTCCCAGCCCTGGGTCTGCTCCCCACATCTCTCCTAATTCCACTTCACCTTttgccaccccctccccaccagaGGCCTAGCCCTTTTGTCACCGAAGGCCCCCAGAGTGTTTCTGTGTGAAACCCTCTCATTTACACTGTGGCATCAAAATCCACAAAAGATGGATTAATTGCACTCTGGTTAATAGCAGCAGCACAATGATTAAAATCTATATTCCTATCTTCTCTAGCACCCTGGTGTGGGGATGGGGTGGAAGGGTGTCTTGAGGGGCAGGGAGGACCCCATAAAACAATCTCTCCTGCATTCTCAGGCTAAATAGGGCCCTCAGTGACTACCTGTTCTTGGCTGTCCCCTCTGAAGAGCTCTGCCTTCTCACAGCCACCACCAGTTGCCCCACTCCCAGGAAAACAGCACATATTCTTCTTCTCCTGCCTTGAGACTGCATGTTAGTCTTCCATTCATAACTCATCAGCAGCTCAGTCCTTCTTATGTCTAGTCTCAGTTCATTCAGCCAAAGCTCATTTTTGTCCTATCCAAAGTAGAAAGGGTTCTTTTAGAAAACTTGAAGAATGTGCCTCCTCTTAGCATCTGTTTCTGACtcccagttatttttaaaataaatgatgaataaaatGCCTGCCCTGAAGGGTTCTGGAGGAGTCAGGTATCGCTCATCAGATGATAGTGTAATTCTTTCTCCAGGAGGCAGGAACGGAGGAGGATCACCTATCTGGATCTGAGGGGTCCAGGGAGCCTCCTGGAGGGAGGGAGTGTGACACCTTCAGCGGGATCTTCAAGGACAAGTGGAACCTGGGTCTTTACAGGATAcggatttttttcccctccctttctCTGGGTACTTGGACTTTTTCCTTACTTGGGTCCAAGAAGGGCACTGCCACCTGCTGGCCCAGcatttcccttccccctcccaggGCTGGGAGGCCTCCCATAGCCGCTGCTGCCCCCTAGTGAGGAGACTGCAGAGAGGCCTCCCCTGCTGCTTCTGGATCCCTATATTTGAGTTCAGCCCCTGAAGTAACAGATAGAAACAGGAGCTGCAGATGCTATAAGGGATGATGGAACTGTGCATTAGGGGATGCTCTTCCAAAGGCATCCTGTCTCCTCAATCCCCTACCCAAGAAAGGTGTTTAGCAACAGGAGTGCCTCCACCCCTTGCAAGAGAAACCCAAGCCTTATGGGAGGGGGCATTTCCAAGCACACAAAGTGGTTCCATATGCATGGATAGGGctgagctttttttttgagacaggatcttgctctgttgcccaggctggagtgcagtggtgcgatcagggTTCGCTGCACTctccgcctgggctcaagcaatcctcccaccccagcctcccaagtaactggccctagactcaagcgatcctcctgcctcagactcccaaagtgctagattacaaGCCTCAGCCACCATTCCCAGACAATGAGGCATTTTTGAATGGTCAGACGGAACCTTGGGAGTACAGAGAGCTCTAAAAGGTTGAATTAGCCGCTGGAACCTGTGACGGCAACTCCGGGCTGGAGCTGGTATCTGCTGAGAACTCACCCCTTGGAAGTCCATTCTGGAAAGACTTTAGGGGTGCCTCACTGAGGAATGAGGGAAATACTGAATGTCTGTTAAGCCATGTGGTCCTGTACCTCATGGTGCTGCAGAGGCAGCACAGGATCTGGGGTAAGATGGCCTGGCCCAGGTctcactcccccacccccatagGCTTTCCCATCCCCTTTCCACTGTGGGAAGGCTCCTCACCTTTCCTGTCTTCATTTCCCAACCTACACAACAGCAATCATAATGCTGTCTCACAGGTGGTAAGGTACTTCTTTCAACCCTCAGATCAACTCCATGAGGTAGGTAGTATCCTCCCatcttgcagatgagaaaactggggctcCAGGGTCACAAACTCATAAGTGACTGAACCGGGTCTGATCCCAAAATTTGTGACCACAGCACTGCATTGCCTCACGTGAAATAGCaccaggaaaggaaagaaaatcaactgCGCTATACTATGTAGGAAGTTCAAAATGTCTCAAAATCTAGGAGGATTGAGATTGTTTCCTAAGGAATGAGTGTGAGTATTCACAAGGAATGGGTGAGAAGGGTTTCCTAATGTGAAATGGGCATAGATTATTCCTAAATGTACACTCCCCGGAAAGTTCGCTTCTAACTTTTTCATTccattatttaacatttaacacCTATTCTGTGCCTGGCATGGTGCTAGATTCCTGCCCTATAGCAGTTACATCTTGGGAGGAAGACAGGGGACCATGGCTGCCATTACTGTTTGATCAGTGTCAGCCTTTGCTAGTGCAACTCAGAGGCACCCCACTCAGGgtggttgcagagagctgagatgaaGAGTTCAGTGCAGGTTTCCAGGAAATAAATCTCAAACTGCACTTTGAAAGAAGAGGgaagccaggtgcaggggctcatgactgtaatcccagcactttgggaggccgaggcgggcggatcacctgaggtcgggagttcgagaccagcctgaccaacatggagaaatcctgtctctactaaaaatacaaaattagccaggcatggtggtgcatgcctgtaatctcagctactcgggaggctgaggcaggagaatcacttaaacccgggaggtggagattgcagtgagctgagattgtgccattgcactccagcctgggcaacaagagagaaactctgtctcaaaaaaaaaaaaaaaaagaagaagaaggaagaaagaaagaaagaaagagaaaaaagaaagaagagggagacCAGCCAGGCAGAGGAGGATGATCACAGGCTTTGCAGCAAGAAAGATGGGTTCAAATCATGATTGTCATGTACTAATTGATCTTGGGtacattacttaacctctctgagtcccagttttcttatttgtaaaatgtgcaAAATAAGGCCTCACTTATGAGGCTAAGAGCTACCTGCTATATGTAAAGTGATGTATGTGTGTTCAGTGAGTAGCTgcattattatttcattgttgTTGAAGGAGAGGTAGAGGTGTTCTCAAGCCCACTGAGGGAAAGGGTTTGGCTTATTTGGGGGAAAACATGTAGTGGAGAATGTAGGGGGAGGATGTGGGAAGATGGGCCTCGAAATGCAGGCAGGCAGACCAAGAAAGCCCTTACTATATGCCTTGTTAAGGAGTCTGGAGTTTATGCATGTGGGAAGTTAGGATAAATTAAGGGTTTTAAGGGTAAGAGCAGTGTGACCAGGATTGTACCTCTGTAGGGATGTAGACTTGTACATCCCTAGCATGGGATATTCTGAGTTCTTTTTCTAAGGAATAGAAAGTAAGTGAAATCACTAAGACATCATCTAAGATCAGAAGGaacagccgagcatggtggctcatgcctgtaatcccagcactttgggaggctgaggcaggtggatcacctgaggtcaggagttcgagaccagcctggccaacctcatctggtgaaatcttgtctcttataaaaatacaaaaaaaaaattagccgggcatggtagcaggcacctgtagtcccagctactcgggaggctgaggcaggagaatcgcttgaacctgggaagcagaggttgcagtgagctgagattgtgcccctgcactccagcctgggtgacaagattgaaactccattcaa is a window encoding:
- the KLHDC8A gene encoding kelch domain-containing protein 8A, with translation MEVPNVKDFQWKRLAPLPSRRVYCSLLETGGQVYAIGGCDDNGVPMDCFDVYSPEADQWTALPRLPTARAGVAVTALGKRIMVIGGVGTNQLPLKVVEMYNIDEGKWKKRSMLREAAMGISVTAKDYRVYAAGGMGLDLRPHNHLQHYDMLKDMWVSLAPMPTPRYAATSFLRGSKIYVLGGRQSKYAVNAFEVFDIETRSWTKFPNIPYKRAFSSFVTLDNHLYSLGGLRQGRLYRQPKFLRTMDVFDMEQGGWLKMERSFFLKKRRADFVAGSLSGRVIVAGGLGNQPTVLETAEAFHPGKNKWEILPAMPTPRCACSSIVIKNCLLAVGGVNQGLSDAVEALCVSDS